From one Triticum urartu cultivar G1812 chromosome 3, Tu2.1, whole genome shotgun sequence genomic stretch:
- the LOC125548935 gene encoding uncharacterized protein LOC125548935, translated as MDMRALNLKAAGPSFLAPRRHPPATWAPLPAGEIGRRRQPARLTKLAVSASGKKSRNGRDGDDPKSKPSPSGKGDASTPIGDDDADAVSQNHGELKPSDTMYVPSNLSYWRDVRASFVIPKSVSPILLD; from the exons ATGGACATGCGGGCCCTCAACTTGAAGGCCGCCGGGCCCTCCTTCCTCGCGCCGCGGCGCCACCCGCCGGCGACCTGGGCTCCCCTCCCCGCCGGGGAGATCGGGAGGAGGCGGCAGCCGGCGCGGTTGACCAAGCTGGCGGTGAGCGCGTCGGGGAAGAAGAGCAGGAACGGCCGCGACGGGGACGACCCCAAGAGCAAGCCCTCCCCTTCCG GAAAAGGTGATGCATCTACTCCCATTGGAGATGATGATGCCGATGCAGTAAGCCAAAATCATGGCGAACTGAAACCCAGTGACACGATGTATGTACCAAGCAACCTGTCATATTGGCGAGATGTGAGAGCAAGCTTTGTGATTCCAAAGTCGGTAAGTCCAATCCTTTTGGACTAG